A window of the Cetobacterium somerae ATCC BAA-474 genome harbors these coding sequences:
- a CDS encoding hotdog domain-containing protein, translating into MTKSMIRLRMSSADAHYGGNLVDGARILQLFGDVATELLIKHDGDEGLFKAYSEVEFMAPVYAGDYLEVVGEITKVGNTSRAMSFEARKVIIPRADICDSAADFLEEPIVVCKAVGTCVVPKAVQRKG; encoded by the coding sequence ATGACAAAATCAATGATAAGATTAAGAATGAGTTCAGCAGATGCTCATTATGGTGGAAATTTAGTAGACGGAGCAAGAATTTTACAGTTATTTGGAGACGTAGCAACAGAGCTACTTATAAAGCATGATGGGGATGAAGGTTTATTCAAGGCTTATAGTGAGGTAGAGTTCATGGCTCCTGTATATGCTGGAGATTATTTAGAGGTTGTAGGAGAGATTACAAAAGTTGGAAATACTTCAAGAGCCATGAGTTTTGAAGCTAGAAAAGTGATTATTCCAAGAGCTGATATTTGTGATTCAGCAGCAGATTTTTTAGAAGAACCTATTGTAGTGTGTAAAGCAGTTGGTACTTGTGTTGTTCCAAAAGCTGTTCAGAGAAAGGGGTAG